Proteins co-encoded in one uncultured Draconibacterium sp. genomic window:
- a CDS encoding Crp/Fnr family transcriptional regulator produces MKENLRNMLNSVDILKDSEISNGLNYFEPKSFKKGDILIEAGKICNWMAFVNSGVLRNFYISSKGEEVTYCLTFPNKVISAFSSFMTQKVTFENIHALTNVELLVIRHDQYYELMNSSENWLKFSRFVAEQSYIEMENRLLALQMESAKKRYEDLLVFNPDYLQKVPLKYLASYLGITQRHLSRLRREISF; encoded by the coding sequence ATGAAAGAAAACCTTAGAAATATGCTCAATTCTGTTGATATTTTGAAAGATTCAGAAATATCAAACGGATTAAATTATTTTGAACCAAAATCATTTAAAAAAGGGGATATTTTGATTGAGGCTGGAAAGATTTGTAACTGGATGGCATTTGTAAACTCAGGTGTTTTGAGAAATTTTTATATTTCGAGTAAAGGTGAAGAAGTAACTTACTGTTTAACTTTTCCAAATAAAGTAATATCTGCATTCTCTTCTTTCATGACACAGAAGGTGACCTTTGAAAACATCCATGCACTAACAAATGTGGAACTATTAGTAATCAGGCACGATCAATATTATGAGTTAATGAATTCGAGTGAGAATTGGCTTAAATTTTCAAGATTCGTTGCAGAGCAATCATATATTGAAATGGAAAACCGATTGCTTGCACTGCAAATGGAATCGGCAAAAAAACGTTATGAAGATTTATTAGTGTTTAATCCAGACTATTTACAGAAAGTTCCCCTAAAATATCTGGCATCTTATCTTGGTATTACTCAAAGACACCTTAGTAGATTGAGAAGAGAAATATCCTTTTAG
- a CDS encoding NAD(P)H-dependent oxidoreductase — protein sequence MKTTIVFAHPWHGSFNKAILDTVIKKLDAKAKDYQVIDLNKDQFNPVLQEKDLALYSKGTTTDKLVLNYQEILKETSELIFIFPIWWYDIPAVLKGFVDKVMLKNFSYVETKYGLKGLLTHITKTTVITTSEYPTWYLKFLSGNPIKGIFIKKTLKGVGIKNAKWLNSDYTTSGKKEKRVNFLRKVESTI from the coding sequence ATGAAAACAACAATCGTATTCGCACATCCATGGCATGGTAGTTTTAATAAAGCAATATTAGATACCGTAATTAAAAAACTTGACGCAAAAGCAAAAGATTATCAAGTTATAGACTTGAATAAGGATCAATTTAACCCAGTGCTTCAGGAAAAAGACCTTGCGCTATACTCAAAAGGTACAACTACCGACAAATTAGTTCTTAATTATCAAGAAATTCTAAAGGAAACATCGGAGCTAATATTTATATTTCCTATTTGGTGGTACGATATTCCTGCAGTATTAAAAGGTTTTGTAGATAAGGTGATGCTTAAAAACTTCTCGTATGTTGAAACAAAATATGGATTGAAAGGATTACTTACTCATATAACTAAAACTACAGTAATAACGACTTCAGAATATCCAACTTGGTACCTGAAATTTTTATCGGGCAACCCCATAAAAGGTATCTTCATAAAGAAAACTTTGAAAGGTGTTGGAATTAAGAATGCAAAATGGCTAAATAGCGATTATACTACATCAGGTAAAAAAGAGAAAAGAGTAAATTTCTTACGAAAGGTTGAGTCAACGATTTAG